A single region of the Phycisphaerae bacterium RAS1 genome encodes:
- the mnhD1 gene encoding Na(+)/H(+) antiporter subunit D1 produces MTLLLVVAVPLVFGVLCLVLPTSPLRLAAMVAGALAHLVVVLQSWPASDTPAPGDLVGLDPLGHLFLTIISVLFAATSVYFVGYHRKRLVSQRVFLACVLALLAALSLLCTSQHLGLLWVALESASLATTPLIYFRLGARALEATWKFLLMNSVGVALALLGIFCVAIATTKHEGVIVLTVADLARRAADLDPTWLRVGFLLGLVGFGTKMGLAPLHSWKPDAYGEAPPPVAALMAGGVTLGAFAGILRMFQVCAAAGLGAFAGAWLIGFGLLSIATAAVFVVGNNDYRRLLAYTSVEHMGVLVVGIGLGATGSYASMLHAMHNMLNKGATFFLAGFLWRLYESNEISTVRGTLIRSPLAGVLLLAALCATCGLPPFGMFFSELGIVLAAAGSGRWWVLAVFVLTLAVVFVGVMTAMLPMVFGDPPENASPSEIEQPSQRWRRAAMLGAAGVLLVLGFGLGAYQPTPVRDALVRAADAIHRPHVDVVAVSRVQSEVRP; encoded by the coding sequence GTGACGCTGCTGCTCGTGGTCGCCGTTCCGCTCGTGTTTGGCGTGCTGTGCCTGGTGCTACCCACCTCGCCGCTGCGGCTGGCGGCCATGGTCGCCGGCGCCCTGGCGCATCTGGTCGTGGTGCTGCAATCCTGGCCGGCGTCCGATACGCCGGCCCCGGGCGACCTGGTGGGGCTCGACCCGCTCGGCCACCTGTTCCTGACGATTATCAGCGTTCTCTTCGCCGCCACGTCGGTCTACTTCGTCGGTTATCACCGCAAACGGCTTGTTTCACAGAGAGTCTTCCTGGCCTGCGTCCTGGCGCTGCTTGCGGCCCTGAGCCTTCTGTGCACCAGCCAGCACCTGGGGCTTCTCTGGGTGGCGCTCGAATCGGCTTCGCTGGCGACCACGCCGCTGATCTACTTCCGCCTGGGAGCGCGGGCGCTCGAAGCGACCTGGAAATTCCTGCTGATGAACTCGGTCGGCGTCGCCCTGGCGCTGCTCGGAATCTTCTGCGTGGCGATCGCCACGACGAAGCACGAGGGCGTCATTGTCCTCACGGTCGCAGACCTTGCCCGCCGCGCAGCCGATCTCGATCCCACCTGGCTGCGCGTCGGATTTCTGCTCGGGCTGGTCGGGTTCGGCACGAAGATGGGGTTGGCGCCGCTCCATAGCTGGAAGCCGGACGCCTACGGCGAGGCCCCCCCGCCGGTGGCCGCGCTGATGGCCGGCGGCGTGACGCTCGGCGCGTTCGCCGGAATCCTGCGGATGTTCCAGGTCTGCGCCGCCGCCGGTCTGGGTGCATTTGCCGGCGCCTGGCTGATCGGCTTCGGACTGCTGTCGATTGCCACGGCCGCGGTGTTCGTCGTGGGCAACAACGACTACCGGCGCCTGCTCGCCTACACGAGCGTGGAGCATATGGGCGTTCTGGTCGTCGGTATCGGCCTTGGTGCGACCGGCAGCTACGCCAGCATGCTGCACGCCATGCACAACATGCTGAACAAGGGGGCGACTTTCTTTCTGGCCGGCTTTCTCTGGCGGTTGTATGAGTCCAACGAGATTTCGACCGTGCGCGGGACGCTCATCCGCAGCCCGCTGGCCGGCGTCCTTCTGCTCGCGGCGCTGTGCGCGACGTGCGGCCTGCCGCCGTTCGGCATGTTTTTCAGCGAGCTGGGTATCGTGCTGGCGGCCGCCGGCAGCGGCCGCTGGTGGGTCCTGGCGGTGTTCGTGCTGACCCTCGCGGTCGTCTTCGTCGGCGTCATGACGGCCATGCTGCCCATGGTCTTCGGCGATCCGCCGGAGAACGCCTCGCCAAGCGAAATCGAACAGCCTTCGCAACGATGGCGGCGAGCGGCGATGCTCGGCGCGGCCGGCGTCCTGCTCGTGCTCGGATTCGGGCTCGGCGCCTATCAACCCACGCCGGTGCGCGACGCACTCGTGCGCGCGGCCGACGCGATTCACCGGCCGCACGTCGACGTCGTCGCGGTATCGAGGGTGCAGTCGGAGGTGCGACCGTGA
- the hyfE gene encoding Hydrogenase-4 component E: MNAHTIIDSVLVLVILLNLGMLAVSRLASGVRLFALQSLLLAFLPLAGDVFKGEPLGLHGFVIAAGTIALKVILIPYILLRIIRTGEVHREVEPFIGFTASVFVGAILVIGSFAVAVRLPLPTEPVSKLIVPVALSTLLLGLLTLVSRLKAITQVLGFLVLENGIFILGLLLLKQTPLLVELGILLDLFVGVFIMAIVVYHIRREFDHMDTHLLDVLKES, encoded by the coding sequence TTGAACGCACACACGATCATCGACTCCGTGCTGGTGCTTGTCATTCTGCTGAATCTCGGCATGCTCGCTGTCAGCCGATTGGCGTCCGGAGTCCGCCTGTTCGCGCTGCAGAGCCTGTTGCTGGCGTTTCTGCCGCTGGCGGGGGATGTCTTCAAGGGCGAGCCGCTCGGCCTGCACGGATTCGTCATCGCCGCCGGAACGATCGCGCTGAAGGTGATCCTGATCCCTTACATCCTGCTGCGGATCATCCGCACCGGCGAGGTGCACCGCGAGGTCGAGCCTTTCATCGGCTTCACCGCGTCCGTGTTTGTCGGCGCGATTCTCGTGATCGGCAGCTTCGCGGTCGCCGTGCGGCTGCCGCTGCCGACCGAACCCGTGTCGAAGTTGATTGTGCCGGTCGCGCTGTCCACGCTGCTGCTCGGCTTGCTCACGCTCGTGAGCCGTCTCAAGGCGATTACGCAGGTGCTCGGCTTTCTGGTGCTCGAAAACGGCATCTTCATTCTCGGGCTGCTGCTGCTGAAACAAACACCGCTGCTGGTGGAGCTGGGAATCCTGCTCGACCTCTTCGTCGGCGTATTCATCATGGCGATCGTGGTCTACCACATCCGGCGCGAGTTTGACCACATGGACACGCACCTGCTCGACGTGCTCAAGGAATCATGA
- the hycD gene encoding Formate hydrogenlyase subunit 4, with the protein MNALRVVAAIPEAALVLALPPLLLGAIVKTKAWFGGRDGPPWLQPYYDLHKLMRKGVVYSQTTTWIFRAGPIVNLAAMLTAATLIPVLSSDAPLGFAGDLILVAYLFALARMLTVLAAMDTGSSFEGMGASREVTFGAMSEPALFLSFTVLAIATGSLQLSQMIGSQLYTAWATAGPAMLLVVGALMIVLLTETCRVPVDDPATHLELTMIHEVMVLDHSGPDFAYITYAAALKFTLLGSILLHAAIPHPGWPLWVDVPLRFLELAALAVLVGVIESTMARLRLNRVPLLLASASVLAALAAVLTLTRSLN; encoded by the coding sequence GTGAACGCGCTGCGCGTCGTTGCGGCTATTCCAGAGGCGGCATTGGTGCTGGCGCTGCCGCCGCTGCTGCTGGGCGCCATCGTGAAAACGAAAGCGTGGTTCGGCGGTCGGGACGGCCCGCCCTGGCTCCAGCCCTACTATGACCTTCACAAGCTGATGCGCAAGGGCGTCGTCTACAGCCAGACGACGACCTGGATTTTTCGCGCCGGCCCGATCGTAAACCTGGCCGCGATGCTGACCGCCGCAACGCTCATTCCCGTCCTGTCGTCCGACGCGCCGCTGGGATTCGCCGGCGACCTGATTCTGGTGGCCTATCTTTTTGCGCTCGCACGGATGCTCACCGTGCTGGCCGCCATGGATACCGGCAGCAGCTTTGAAGGGATGGGAGCATCCCGCGAGGTGACGTTCGGCGCGATGTCCGAACCGGCGCTCTTCCTTTCATTCACCGTCCTGGCGATCGCGACCGGGAGCCTGCAACTCAGTCAGATGATCGGCAGCCAGCTCTACACCGCGTGGGCGACCGCCGGACCCGCTATGCTCCTGGTCGTCGGCGCCCTGATGATCGTGCTGCTGACCGAGACCTGCCGCGTGCCGGTTGACGACCCGGCAACGCACCTCGAACTGACGATGATCCACGAGGTCATGGTGCTGGACCACAGCGGCCCGGATTTCGCGTACATCACGTACGCCGCGGCGCTCAAGTTCACGCTGCTGGGGTCCATCCTGCTTCACGCGGCGATTCCGCATCCGGGCTGGCCTTTGTGGGTCGATGTGCCGCTGCGGTTTCTGGAGCTCGCCGCACTAGCCGTGCTGGTCGGCGTCATCGAATCAACCATGGCGCGGCTGCGTCTGAATCGCGTGCCGCTGCTGCTGGCGAGTGCATCGGTTCTTGCGGCGCTGGCGGCGGTATTGACTCTTACGCGGAGTCTGAATTGA
- the hyfB_1 gene encoding Hydrogenase-4 component B, whose product MTAILASLAVLVGGATLSALLWRMPRVALLVAMFSISCASVLCLAAGLPCLLQDGDAPVTTVHWPMPLGEARLALDGLSAWFLVTIALVSVAVAIYSWAYLQAEIGRAPVPSLGAFLCVLVAALILVVTADDAALFLFAWELMMLGSFFLILFHHRQEEVRRAAWVYLIANHLGTALFVLPLFGMLVAAAGTTNLHAFRAALQGADPGASTVLFLLGLLGFGTKAGLMPMHVWLPVAHPAAPSPVSALLSGVVIKAGIYGLLRLLGWLPSLPTGCAVVMLLFAMVSGVLGVLYALAQHDIKRLLAYHSVENIGIIGLGIGMGMLGQTLGLPALVALGYGAALLHVLNHALFKGLLFLSAGAVIHATGTGDIERLGGLSRRTPVNAALFLVAAISICGLPPFNGFVSEWILYGSLFGGAMNTSRWSAGMAAMAAMSLALMGGLALACFAKVFSVVFLGQPRDATLPAHPTPRAMCVGMMIPALLCIGIGVLPGVFVPLTAAGVGAVSGLNGGEFARSTQSTLAPATQLSMLAAVLLAGVAALAITRRTLLRRNLAEPAPAGATWGCGFSWPSARMQYSASSFAWPLIQSLRHLIWPDRKLAAPTGTFAGHAQLETHTPDMAEHDFFAPLLGGVSRAFRMVRTVSWTGEPALESEPGVAPGRVGPLRTLATGMVAALRQGRIHMYMAFLVLTLLVVFCIESLSSHGSEAGAAGSATQTVDGVSK is encoded by the coding sequence GTGACCGCGATCCTCGCCAGCCTGGCCGTGCTTGTTGGCGGCGCCACGTTGTCCGCACTGCTTTGGCGGATGCCGCGTGTCGCGTTGCTGGTCGCAATGTTCTCAATCTCCTGCGCGTCGGTTCTCTGTCTGGCCGCCGGGCTGCCCTGCCTGCTGCAGGACGGAGACGCGCCCGTGACAACGGTCCACTGGCCCATGCCATTGGGAGAAGCTCGACTGGCCCTGGACGGTCTGTCGGCATGGTTCCTGGTCACCATTGCCCTGGTGAGCGTCGCCGTCGCCATCTACTCGTGGGCGTACCTGCAGGCCGAGATTGGCCGAGCGCCGGTTCCATCCCTCGGCGCATTCCTGTGCGTTCTGGTCGCCGCGCTCATCCTCGTGGTCACGGCCGACGATGCGGCGCTGTTCCTGTTTGCCTGGGAACTGATGATGCTGGGCTCGTTCTTCCTCATTCTCTTTCACCATCGCCAGGAGGAAGTGCGTCGCGCGGCGTGGGTCTATCTGATTGCGAACCACCTGGGCACGGCGCTCTTCGTCCTTCCGCTTTTCGGGATGCTCGTCGCCGCCGCGGGAACCACGAATCTGCATGCTTTTCGCGCCGCGCTTCAGGGGGCCGATCCTGGCGCCAGCACCGTGCTATTCCTGCTCGGGTTGCTCGGATTTGGAACGAAGGCCGGCCTCATGCCGATGCACGTCTGGCTGCCGGTGGCGCATCCCGCCGCGCCCAGTCCGGTTTCGGCGCTGCTTTCGGGCGTCGTCATCAAGGCCGGCATCTATGGCTTGCTGCGCCTGCTTGGCTGGCTGCCCAGCCTGCCGACCGGCTGCGCCGTCGTGATGCTCCTGTTTGCGATGGTCAGCGGCGTTCTGGGTGTGCTTTACGCACTCGCGCAGCACGACATCAAACGGCTGCTGGCCTATCACAGCGTGGAGAACATCGGGATCATCGGTCTGGGCATCGGCATGGGGATGCTCGGCCAGACGCTCGGCCTGCCGGCGCTGGTCGCGCTCGGCTACGGCGCGGCGCTGCTGCACGTATTGAATCACGCGCTATTCAAGGGACTGCTGTTTCTCTCGGCCGGGGCCGTCATTCACGCCACCGGCACGGGGGATATTGAGCGGCTCGGCGGACTTTCCCGCAGGACGCCCGTCAACGCGGCGCTGTTCCTCGTTGCGGCCATCTCGATCTGCGGCCTGCCCCCCTTCAACGGCTTTGTCAGTGAGTGGATTCTCTACGGATCGCTGTTCGGGGGCGCGATGAACACGTCGCGCTGGTCGGCCGGCATGGCTGCGATGGCGGCGATGTCGCTGGCGCTCATGGGCGGGTTGGCGCTGGCGTGCTTTGCCAAGGTCTTCAGCGTCGTGTTCCTCGGGCAGCCGCGAGATGCGACGCTCCCGGCTCATCCGACGCCGCGAGCCATGTGCGTGGGAATGATGATCCCCGCGCTGCTCTGCATCGGCATCGGCGTGTTGCCCGGGGTCTTCGTTCCGCTTACCGCGGCCGGCGTGGGGGCCGTAAGCGGCTTGAACGGGGGAGAGTTCGCGCGCTCAACGCAGTCGACGCTCGCGCCGGCGACGCAACTGAGCATGCTGGCCGCGGTTCTGCTGGCGGGCGTCGCGGCGCTGGCGATTACGCGGCGAACCCTCCTGCGGCGCAATCTGGCCGAACCGGCCCCGGCGGGCGCGACGTGGGGATGCGGATTCTCCTGGCCTTCGGCGCGCATGCAATACTCTGCATCGTCGTTCGCGTGGCCGCTCATCCAGAGCCTGCGCCACCTGATCTGGCCGGATCGCAAACTCGCGGCGCCGACCGGCACATTCGCCGGGCATGCCCAACTCGAAACCCACACACCAGACATGGCCGAACACGACTTCTTTGCGCCCCTGCTTGGGGGTGTGAGCCGCGCGTTTCGAATGGTCCGGACTGTCTCGTGGACGGGAGAGCCCGCCTTGGAATCGGAGCCGGGCGTAGCGCCGGGCCGCGTGGGACCGCTGCGTACGCTGGCGACCGGCATGGTTGCAGCGCTGCGGCAGGGACGGATTCACATGTACATGGCCTTCCTCGTATTGACGTTGCTCGTCGTCTTCTGCATCGAATCGCTCTCATCGCACGGTTCGGAGGCGGGGGCGGCCGGCAGCGCTACGCAAACGGTCGACGGAGTGTCAAAGTGA
- the hyfB_2 gene encoding Hydrogenase-4 component B: MIEVPLALIFLAAGAVGSIMMARRPPAALAVALGCIGVAGLVCCGAAMRVLLPVSRTQALSVAWPLPIGSASLMIDGLSAWFLLAIGFVSAAVAIYSWGYFFSAIPNGATWAVGALLNVLVAGMVIAVCAADVVLFLIGWELMSLSAFLLVGLDHRDPQTRHGAWMYLVATHLGTAFGVIPAFGVFAARAGSTSFASFAGAFDASQMTTCVLLFFLGLLGFGAKAGIMPMHVWLPEAHPVAPSPVSALMSGVVIKTGIYGLLRLISWLPPLPRWCALVVVGFAVVTGLMGILYALTQRQYKRMLAYSSVENIGIIVLGIGLGMLGRATHQPVLAVLGFGGALVHVLNHALFKGLLFLSAGAVLHATNVGDIERLGGLARRDPRNAALFGIGCAAICALPPLNGFVGEFLIYSGLLRGAALNSLLVAAFALVGVAALALMGGLALAGFSKLFGVMFLGEPRDAGVQVHATPLSMQAGMSLLALGCIMAALGAPLLGRVFEAPLTVIGGPRGAAQEYLDTILSPLGWVSGMSLLVIGVGAGLVVLRRRQSRPEMVGRQVTWGCGYAAPTPRMQYTGSSYAWDLVHSFRDLLRSRRDAMRPSGSFAAESSLSTQTADAAVQFGYRPAFLLIARACERLWPLQHGRVQLYLMYIVATLLTVFAVEAWYSPFSNARLKTETASTSAIRSAGPMPAILPGNGGAP; the protein is encoded by the coding sequence GTGATCGAAGTGCCGCTGGCACTCATCTTCCTGGCAGCCGGTGCGGTCGGTTCGATCATGATGGCGCGGCGCCCGCCCGCGGCGCTGGCAGTCGCCCTCGGCTGCATCGGCGTCGCCGGGCTGGTTTGCTGCGGCGCGGCCATGCGGGTGCTCCTGCCGGTTTCGAGGACGCAGGCGCTGAGCGTCGCCTGGCCGCTTCCCATTGGGTCCGCGTCACTGATGATCGACGGCTTGTCGGCGTGGTTTCTGCTTGCGATCGGATTCGTCAGCGCCGCGGTCGCGATCTACTCCTGGGGTTACTTTTTCAGCGCGATTCCCAACGGGGCCACATGGGCGGTGGGCGCGCTGCTGAACGTTCTGGTGGCGGGCATGGTCATCGCCGTTTGCGCGGCTGACGTCGTTCTGTTTCTGATCGGCTGGGAGCTGATGAGCCTGTCGGCGTTTCTGCTGGTCGGTCTTGATCATCGCGACCCGCAGACGCGGCATGGCGCGTGGATGTACCTGGTCGCCACGCATCTCGGAACGGCTTTCGGCGTCATTCCCGCTTTCGGAGTATTCGCGGCGCGAGCCGGTTCGACTTCCTTCGCCAGTTTCGCGGGCGCCTTTGACGCATCGCAAATGACGACATGCGTCCTGCTGTTTTTCCTGGGGCTGCTGGGCTTCGGCGCCAAGGCGGGGATCATGCCGATGCATGTGTGGTTGCCCGAGGCGCATCCTGTCGCTCCCAGCCCCGTATCAGCGCTGATGTCCGGCGTGGTGATCAAGACCGGCATCTACGGGCTGCTGCGGCTGATTTCCTGGCTTCCGCCGCTGCCGCGCTGGTGCGCGCTGGTCGTGGTGGGGTTCGCGGTCGTCACAGGCTTGATGGGGATTCTGTACGCGCTGACCCAGCGGCAGTACAAGCGCATGCTGGCCTACTCCAGCGTCGAGAACATCGGCATCATCGTCCTCGGAATCGGGCTCGGAATGCTCGGCCGGGCGACGCATCAGCCTGTGCTGGCGGTGCTCGGTTTCGGCGGCGCCTTGGTTCACGTGCTGAATCACGCCCTGTTCAAGGGGCTTTTGTTCTTGTCGGCGGGAGCCGTCCTGCACGCAACCAACGTCGGCGACATCGAGCGGCTGGGCGGTCTGGCGCGGCGCGACCCGCGGAACGCCGCGCTGTTCGGGATCGGGTGCGCGGCCATCTGCGCGTTGCCGCCGCTCAACGGATTTGTGGGGGAATTCCTGATCTACAGCGGCCTGCTGCGCGGCGCGGCGCTGAACTCGCTGCTGGTTGCGGCTTTCGCGCTGGTCGGCGTGGCGGCGCTGGCGCTGATGGGCGGGTTGGCGCTGGCGGGATTCTCGAAGCTTTTCGGCGTGATGTTCCTGGGCGAGCCGCGCGACGCCGGCGTGCAGGTCCACGCGACGCCCCTGTCCATGCAAGCCGGAATGTCCCTGCTGGCGTTGGGATGTATCATGGCCGCGCTTGGCGCGCCGCTCCTCGGCAGGGTGTTTGAAGCGCCCCTGACCGTCATTGGCGGGCCGCGCGGCGCTGCGCAGGAGTACCTGGATACGATTCTGTCGCCCCTGGGCTGGGTCAGCGGCATGTCCTTGCTGGTCATCGGCGTCGGCGCCGGGCTGGTCGTCCTTCGCCGCCGCCAGAGTCGGCCCGAAATGGTGGGCCGGCAAGTGACGTGGGGATGCGGCTACGCCGCGCCAACGCCGCGCATGCAGTACACGGGATCGTCGTATGCGTGGGACCTGGTTCACAGCTTCCGCGATTTGTTGCGATCGCGGCGCGACGCGATGCGGCCGTCGGGCAGTTTCGCCGCCGAGAGCAGCCTGAGCACGCAAACGGCCGACGCCGCCGTCCAATTCGGCTATCGACCGGCCTTTCTCCTGATCGCGCGGGCCTGCGAGCGACTGTGGCCGCTCCAGCACGGCCGCGTTCAGCTTTATCTCATGTACATCGTCGCCACGCTCTTGACCGTCTTTGCGGTTGAGGCGTGGTATTCGCCATTCTCGAACGCACGACTGAAAACGGAAACCGCGTCAACAAGCGCGATTCGGTCCGCCGGGCCGATGCCGGCGATTCTGCCGGGAAATGGCGGGGCCCCGTGA
- the ptsN gene encoding Nitrogen regulatory protein, whose translation MDLTAKDAARMLNVNEDQIYAWIRNGTLPSYRVKDRYRLNRVELLEWAAARSIKVAPEFFHENQQADGDLLLTGALARGGVLQDVPCTDKTSALREVCARLKLPEQIDRDELLSVLLAREALCSTGIGNGVAIPHPRGPIVLGLAEPSVSLAFLSQPIDYRALDKKPVTVLFVIISTTVHIHLTLLSHLMFALQDGQFRELLDRRAAEDAILTKSAEIERRVLQADKARGGAR comes from the coding sequence ATGGATCTGACCGCCAAAGACGCCGCACGGATGCTCAATGTCAACGAGGACCAGATCTACGCGTGGATTCGCAACGGCACGCTGCCGAGCTACCGGGTCAAGGACCGCTATCGATTGAACCGCGTCGAGCTGCTCGAATGGGCGGCGGCGCGCAGCATCAAGGTCGCGCCCGAGTTCTTTCATGAAAACCAGCAGGCGGACGGCGACCTGCTGCTGACAGGCGCCCTTGCGCGCGGTGGAGTTCTCCAGGACGTCCCCTGCACCGACAAGACTTCGGCGCTGCGCGAAGTGTGTGCGCGGCTGAAACTGCCGGAGCAGATCGACCGGGACGAACTGCTCAGCGTGCTCCTGGCGCGCGAGGCTTTGTGCTCCACCGGCATTGGCAACGGCGTCGCGATTCCGCACCCGCGCGGCCCGATCGTGCTCGGCCTGGCCGAACCCAGCGTCTCGCTCGCATTTCTCAGCCAGCCGATTGACTACCGTGCACTGGACAAGAAACCGGTGACGGTTCTGTTCGTCATCATCAGCACAACCGTGCACATCCACCTGACGCTCCTCAGCCACCTCATGTTCGCCCTGCAAGACGGCCAATTCCGCGAGCTGCTCGACCGGCGGGCGGCCGAGGACGCGATCCTCACGAAATCGGCGGAGATCGAGCGGCGCGTGCTCCAGGCCGACAAGGCCCGGGGGGGCGCACGGTGA
- the aspS gene encoding Aspartate--tRNA ligase, with amino-acid sequence MALAYNQRSCYCGQVGPTRIGQPVVLAGWVHTRRDHGGIIFIDLRDREGIVQIKFNPQTDPKAHETAGRLRSEFCICIRGEVAARPLEMVNPKMKTGTVEINVHEIDILSTSETPRFLIEDEINVNDELRLQYRYLDLRRPVMQKALISRHKAVKLIRDYFDKQGFIEIETPFLTKSTPEGARDFLVPSRKHPGTFYALPQSPQLFKQLLMISGFDKYMQIVRCFRDEDSRKDRQPEFTQLDVEMSYIQMDDVLKVAEGYLRVVWKEMLGVELPNPLPRMSYAQAMAEYGIDRPDTRYDLRIRDVTAVARKTDFKVFTGPIEKGGCVRCVVVPGGADISQSEIEKAETSYQNILKGIGAGGLPYVKVDVARPPTGDVARPPTGGPVGNSGELRPGAAGLQDRPGAAGLQDRPGAAGLQDRPGAAGLQDRPGAAGLQLKTGVAKFFNEALTAELLAATGANAGDCIFFAADTEANVCKFLARLREEIARRRNLIPKGLWNFLWVVDFPLLEYHAEDGRHYAVHHPFTAPMDEDVHLLESDPLKVRAKAYDVVVNGVELAGGSIRIHRSDVQAQIFRLLGLTPEEQKLKFNFLLEALRHGPPPHGGFAMGVDRMVMLLNGLDSLLDTFSFPKTQEFFCPLTEAPSPVDDKQLAELFIRTALPAKK; translated from the coding sequence GTGGCGCTTGCCTACAATCAGCGGTCCTGCTATTGCGGTCAGGTCGGTCCGACACGGATCGGCCAGCCCGTCGTCCTCGCCGGCTGGGTTCATACCCGCCGGGATCACGGCGGGATCATTTTCATCGACCTGCGCGACCGCGAGGGCATCGTGCAGATCAAGTTCAATCCGCAGACCGATCCGAAAGCCCACGAGACCGCCGGCCGGCTGCGGAGCGAGTTCTGCATCTGCATCCGGGGCGAGGTCGCGGCCCGTCCGCTCGAGATGGTCAATCCGAAGATGAAAACCGGCACGGTCGAGATCAACGTGCACGAGATCGACATTCTCAGCACGTCCGAGACGCCGCGGTTTCTGATTGAGGATGAGATCAACGTCAACGACGAGCTGCGGCTGCAATATCGCTATCTCGATCTGCGCCGGCCGGTGATGCAGAAGGCGCTGATCTCGCGGCACAAGGCGGTCAAGCTCATCCGCGATTATTTCGACAAGCAGGGCTTCATCGAGATCGAAACGCCCTTCCTGACCAAGAGCACGCCCGAGGGCGCTCGCGACTTTCTCGTTCCGTCGCGCAAGCACCCCGGCACGTTCTACGCCCTGCCGCAGTCGCCGCAGCTTTTCAAGCAGCTCCTGATGATCAGCGGCTTCGACAAGTACATGCAGATCGTCCGCTGCTTTCGCGACGAGGACAGCCGCAAGGACCGCCAGCCCGAGTTCACGCAGCTCGACGTCGAGATGTCCTACATTCAGATGGACGACGTCCTGAAGGTTGCGGAGGGGTATCTGCGGGTGGTGTGGAAGGAGATGCTGGGCGTCGAGTTGCCCAACCCGCTGCCGCGGATGTCGTATGCGCAGGCGATGGCGGAGTATGGCATCGACCGGCCCGACACGCGCTACGATCTGCGGATCAGGGACGTGACCGCGGTCGCGCGCAAGACGGATTTCAAGGTGTTCACCGGCCCGATCGAAAAAGGCGGCTGCGTGCGCTGCGTCGTCGTGCCCGGCGGCGCGGATATTTCGCAGAGCGAGATCGAAAAGGCCGAGACCAGCTATCAGAACATCCTGAAGGGAATCGGCGCCGGCGGGCTGCCGTATGTCAAGGTCGATGTAGCCCGCCCGCCCACGGGCGATGTAGCCCGCCCGCCCACGGGCGGTCCCGTCGGCAACAGCGGCGAACTCAGGCCGGGGGCGGCCGGGCTGCAGGACCGGCCGGGGGCGGCCGGGCTGCAGGACCGGCCGGGGGCGGCCGGGCTGCAGGACCGGCCGGGGGCGGCCGGGCTGCAGGACCGGCCGGGGGCGGCCGGGCTACAACTGAAGACGGGCGTCGCCAAGTTCTTTAACGAGGCGCTCACCGCCGAACTACTGGCCGCAACCGGGGCGAATGCAGGCGACTGCATCTTCTTCGCCGCCGACACCGAAGCCAACGTCTGCAAGTTCCTCGCCCGGCTGCGCGAGGAGATCGCCCGCCGCCGCAACCTGATTCCGAAGGGCCTGTGGAATTTCCTGTGGGTGGTCGATTTCCCGCTGCTGGAGTATCACGCCGAGGACGGCCGGCACTACGCGGTGCATCACCCGTTCACCGCGCCGATGGACGAAGACGTGCACCTGCTCGAGAGCGACCCCCTGAAGGTCCGCGCCAAGGCGTACGACGTGGTCGTCAACGGCGTCGAGCTGGCCGGCGGCAGCATCCGTATTCACCGCAGCGACGTTCAGGCGCAGATTTTCCGTCTGCTGGGGCTGACACCCGAGGAGCAGAAGCTCAAGTTCAACTTCCTGCTCGAAGCCCTGCGGCACGGTCCGCCGCCGCACGGCGGGTTCGCGATGGGCGTGGACCGCATGGTGATGCTGCTGAACGGACTGGACAGCCTGCTGGACACGTTCAGCTTTCCGAAGACGCAGGAGTTCTTCTGTCCGCTGACGGAGGCGCCCAGCCCGGTGGACGACAAGCAGTTGGCCGAGCTGTTCATCCGCACGGCGCTGCCGGCCAAGAAGTAG
- a CDS encoding 50S ribosomal protein L35, with product MHKRKPHKGLQKRVKVSARGKIVRHQSFRGHLLSGKSGRRKQRLRRLRTVEGKFAQKLRIALCVE from the coding sequence ATGCACAAGCGTAAACCGCACAAGGGCCTGCAGAAGCGCGTGAAGGTGAGCGCGCGGGGCAAGATCGTGCGTCACCAGAGCTTCCGCGGGCACCTGCTCAGCGGCAAGTCGGGCCGCCGCAAACAGCGCCTCCGCCGGCTCAGGACCGTCGAGGGCAAGTTCGCCCAGAAGCTGCGCATCGCGCTGTGCGTCGAGTAA
- the rplT gene encoding 50S ribosomal protein L20, giving the protein MPRVRPGAATRHRRKRTLKKASGFWGTRSKKFRIAKQFVIKAGRYAFRDRRAKKRDFRGLWIIRVTAACEARGTSYSRFMSGLKKANILLNRKMLSEIAIHDAAAFDKLVQLVGKAASAA; this is encoded by the coding sequence ATGCCACGAGTAAGACCCGGCGCGGCCACCCGCCATCGTCGCAAGCGGACGCTCAAGAAGGCCAGCGGTTTCTGGGGAACGCGCAGTAAGAAATTCCGCATTGCCAAACAGTTCGTTATCAAGGCCGGGCGATACGCGTTCCGCGACCGCCGGGCCAAGAAGCGCGACTTCCGCGGGCTGTGGATCATCCGCGTGACGGCCGCCTGCGAGGCGCGCGGGACTTCCTACAGTCGCTTCATGAGCGGACTCAAGAAAGCGAATATCCTGCTCAATCGCAAGATGCTGAGCGAGATCGCGATCCACGATGCGGCTGCGTTTGACAAGCTGGTGCAGCTCGTCGGCAAGGCCGCCAGCGCCGCGTAG